In a single window of the Bacillus clarus genome:
- a CDS encoding MFS transporter produces MNGKEEITTTLNQHNGQLLSRFSTTMSRYMALLFAIACGMAVANIYFAHPLLDAISNEFKIDHSTIGIVITITQICYALGLLLLVPLGDLLNPRRLIIGQMLLSVVALIIIGFAPTSTILFIGMAIVGILATVTQTLVAYASTLSNPTERGRIVGFVTSGVVIGILLARTFAGILTDLSGWRSVYLTSAALMLLIVGLLYRKLPDLGHKQTAMSYPKLLRSVLLLFVQERILRIRGILALLIFTSFSMLWTSLVLPLSTAPYHLSHTAIGAFGFAGVAGALAATRAGRLADRGLGQRTTGIALFLLFISWFLIRLINYSLLPLVIGVILLDLAVQAVHVTNQSMIFTVRPEARSRLTASYMIFYSIGSATGAIISTNIYVNYGWNGVCLLGAFISAFALLFWAVTFHLSKQDRGE; encoded by the coding sequence CTACCCTTAATCAGCATAACGGTCAATTACTATCACGCTTCAGTACAACGATGTCTCGCTATATGGCTCTATTATTTGCAATAGCCTGCGGGATGGCCGTTGCGAATATATACTTCGCTCATCCGTTACTTGATGCAATATCAAACGAATTTAAGATTGATCATTCAACTATTGGAATTGTTATTACAATCACTCAAATCTGTTATGCACTTGGGTTGCTCTTACTAGTTCCGCTTGGTGATCTCTTAAATCCTCGACGACTCATTATTGGTCAAATGCTCCTATCAGTTGTCGCTTTAATTATTATTGGTTTTGCTCCCACAAGTACAATACTTTTTATAGGTATGGCTATAGTGGGAATCCTTGCAACTGTTACACAGACACTCGTCGCATATGCATCAACATTGTCTAACCCTACAGAACGTGGACGTATAGTAGGTTTTGTTACAAGCGGTGTTGTAATAGGAATTCTCCTTGCGCGAACATTTGCTGGAATATTGACCGACCTGAGTGGATGGCGTTCAGTTTACCTTACTTCTGCTGCACTTATGCTCCTCATAGTCGGTTTACTATACCGAAAATTACCTGATTTAGGACACAAACAAACGGCTATGTCTTATCCCAAGTTGTTGCGTTCTGTCCTCTTGTTATTCGTACAGGAAAGGATCTTACGTATCCGAGGAATATTAGCATTACTAATTTTCACTTCCTTTAGTATGCTATGGACTTCATTAGTGTTACCTCTTAGTACTGCACCATATCACCTCTCACATACTGCTATTGGAGCATTTGGCTTCGCTGGAGTTGCAGGAGCATTAGCTGCTACTAGGGCTGGGCGTCTGGCAGATCGAGGATTAGGACAACGAACAACTGGCATAGCTCTGTTTTTATTATTCATATCATGGTTCCTAATTCGATTAATTAATTACTCTCTATTACCATTAGTTATTGGTGTTATCCTTCTTGATTTAGCTGTGCAAGCTGTACATGTCACCAACCAAAGTATGATTTTTACAGTACGTCCCGAAGCAAGAAGTCGACTTACTGCTAGTTACATGATTTTTTATTCGATTGGTAGTGCAACCGGTGCAATTATTTCAACCAATATTTATGTGAATTATGGATGGAATGGAGTATGTCTATTAGGTGCATTCATTAGTGCTTTTGCTCTTTTATTTTGGGCAGTAACCTTCCATCTGTCAAAGCAGGATAGAGGAGAATAA
- a CDS encoding aspartate aminotransferase family protein — protein sequence MTNWFQLDKEYIMPTYCRTTVAIERGEGCKLYDVNGKEYLDLFSGVGVNILGYNHPNILQATLEQVERCLHLPFHFLNPVAIEYAKKLVDYSLENGKVFYTNSGTEATETTLKLIDKYRNATNEEREGVIVLKDSFHGRTLGALHFTRQESIYQNFPQTSIPVYEVERENLEELEETIIKEKPIAIMLEPVLGSGGIYPLSSEYLKGVQFLCEKYNILLIVDEVQSGMGRTGKLFAYQHFDITPDIIQFGKGAGGGIPLGGIIVGPRLCNTFSPGDHGTTFAHSPIGTALGLTVLKTLIDDGLMRESYETSLYLNDKLQEIQKENSYLIKEVRHCGMMFGISMNDTNKNVKKLQLELLDKGMLVDVTQGNIIRLLPPYIITKEEIDEFINRFISCISHLGALASGL from the coding sequence ATGACCAATTGGTTTCAATTAGATAAAGAATATATAATGCCTACGTATTGTCGTACAACGGTTGCTATAGAAAGGGGAGAAGGGTGTAAACTTTATGATGTGAATGGTAAAGAATATCTAGATTTATTTTCCGGTGTAGGAGTGAATATATTAGGTTACAATCATCCTAATATTTTGCAAGCCACTTTAGAACAAGTGGAAAGATGTTTACATCTTCCTTTTCATTTTTTAAATCCAGTTGCTATTGAATATGCAAAGAAATTAGTCGATTATTCTTTGGAAAATGGTAAAGTCTTTTATACAAACTCTGGTACTGAGGCTACAGAAACAACTTTGAAATTAATCGACAAGTATAGAAATGCAACAAACGAAGAACGTGAGGGAGTAATTGTACTTAAAGACAGTTTCCACGGACGAACATTAGGGGCTCTTCATTTTACGAGACAAGAAAGTATATATCAAAATTTCCCTCAAACTTCTATTCCTGTATATGAAGTGGAACGAGAAAATCTAGAAGAACTAGAAGAAACGATAATTAAGGAAAAACCGATTGCTATTATGTTAGAGCCTGTATTAGGAAGTGGTGGAATATATCCTTTATCAAGTGAATATTTAAAAGGGGTTCAGTTTCTGTGTGAAAAGTATAATATACTTCTTATTGTTGATGAAGTACAAAGTGGCATGGGCAGAACTGGAAAATTGTTTGCTTATCAGCATTTTGATATTACACCTGATATTATTCAATTTGGTAAAGGAGCAGGGGGCGGGATACCGTTAGGAGGAATAATAGTAGGTCCACGATTATGTAATACATTTTCACCGGGAGATCATGGAACAACATTTGCTCATTCACCAATCGGTACAGCTTTAGGATTAACTGTATTAAAAACATTAATTGATGATGGTTTAATGCGAGAATCATATGAAACATCACTATATTTAAACGACAAACTTCAAGAAATTCAGAAGGAAAATTCTTATCTCATTAAAGAAGTACGTCACTGTGGGATGATGTTTGGAATCAGTATGAATGATACGAATAAAAACGTAAAAAAACTGCAGCTAGAGTTATTGGATAAAGGAATGTTAGTTGATGTTACACAAGGGAATATCATTCGTCTACTTCCGCCGTATATTATTACAAAAGAAGAAATTGATGAATTTATTAATCGGTTTATTTCCTGTATCTCTCACTTAGGCGCCTTGGCAAGTGGTCTGTAA
- a CDS encoding family 14 glycosylhydrolase — protein sequence MKRQFQHFSMVIVFVIVLCVSFLFPQASFAAVNGKAMNRDYKAYIMAPLKKIPEVTNWETFENDLRWAKQNGFYAITVDFWWGDMEKEGDQQFDFSYAQRFAQSVKNAGMKMVPILSTHQCGGNVGDDCNVPIPSWVWKQKSDDSLYFKSETGNINKETLNPLASDVIQKEYSELYTAFAAAMEPYKDVIAKIYLSGGPAGEMRYPSYTSADGTGYPSRGKFQAYTEFAKSKFRSWALNKYNSLAGVNQAWGTKLTSVLEILPPSDGEQFLMNGYKSSYGKDYLEWYQGVLESHTKLIGELAHNAFDKTFNVPIGAKVAGVHWQYNNPNIPHGAEKPAGYNDYSRLLDAFKSANLDLTFTCLEMTDKGGYPEYSMPKTLVQEIAKLANEKGIVLNGENALSIGNEAEYKRVAEMAFNYNFAGFTLLRYQDVIYNNSLMGKFKDLLGVNPIVQTIVVKNAPTTMGDTVYISGDRAELGQWDTRQYPIRLSYDALSNDWRGNVVLPAQRNVQFKAFIKNTEGLVKTWQQNQQNWTPVPPNSTVYTSWW from the coding sequence ATGAAGAGACAGTTTCAACATTTTAGTATGGTTATCGTATTTGTAATTGTGTTATGTGTATCATTTTTATTCCCTCAAGCAAGTTTTGCAGCTGTAAATGGGAAGGCAATGAATCGAGATTACAAAGCATATATAATGGCACCGTTAAAGAAAATTCCAGAAGTGACGAATTGGGAAACGTTTGAAAATGACTTGCGGTGGGCAAAGCAAAATGGCTTTTATGCAATTACTGTTGATTTTTGGTGGGGAGATATGGAAAAGGAAGGAGATCAGCAATTTGATTTTTCGTATGCACAGCGTTTTGCTCAATCTGTAAAAAATGCGGGCATGAAGATGGTTCCCATTCTTTCTACCCATCAGTGCGGTGGGAACGTTGGCGATGATTGTAATGTACCAATTCCCTCGTGGGTTTGGAAGCAAAAATCAGATGACAGTTTGTATTTTAAATCTGAGACAGGAAACATTAATAAAGAAACATTAAATCCACTAGCTTCTGATGTGATCCAAAAGGAATATAGCGAATTATACACAGCATTTGCAGCAGCAATGGAACCGTATAAAGATGTGATTGCAAAAATTTATTTATCCGGGGGACCAGCTGGTGAGATGCGATATCCTTCTTATACATCTGCTGATGGAACTGGTTATCCATCACGTGGAAAGTTCCAAGCATATACAGAATTCGCAAAATCAAAATTTCGTTCCTGGGCATTAAATAAATACAACTCTCTAGCAGGAGTGAATCAAGCATGGGGTACAAAACTTACTTCGGTTTTAGAGATTCTACCGCCTAGTGATGGAGAACAGTTTCTTATGAATGGCTATAAATCTTCATACGGAAAAGACTATTTAGAGTGGTATCAGGGGGTATTGGAAAGTCATACAAAATTAATTGGCGAATTGGCACATAACGCGTTTGATAAAACTTTCAACGTGCCGATTGGTGCAAAAGTAGCCGGAGTACATTGGCAATACAACAACCCTAATATACCTCATGGAGCTGAAAAACCAGCAGGGTATAATGATTATAGTCGTTTATTAGATGCTTTCAAAAGTGCAAATTTAGACTTAACATTTACTTGTTTAGAGATGACAGACAAAGGTGGTTATCCAGAATATTCGATGCCAAAAACATTGGTACAAGAAATTGCAAAGCTAGCCAATGAAAAGGGAATTGTATTAAATGGAGAGAACGCTCTAAGTATTGGAAATGAAGCGGAGTACAAACGAGTTGCAGAAATGGCCTTTAATTATAATTTCGCTGGATTTACGCTACTTCGTTACCAAGATGTCATATATAATAATTCATTAATGGGAAAATTTAAGGACTTATTAGGAGTGAATCCTATCGTACAAACTATTGTTGTGAAAAATGCTCCTACGACAATGGGGGATACAGTTTATATTTCAGGAGATCGCGCGGAATTAGGACAGTGGGATACTAGGCAATATCCAATTCGATTATCTTATGATGCTTTAAGTAACGACTGGAGAGGGAATGTTGTTTTACCAGCCCAAAGGAATGTTCAATTTAAGGCATTCATCAAAAATACAGAGGGATTGGTTAAAACATGGCAACAAAATCAACAAAATTGGACTCCGGTACCACCGAATTCCACAGTATATACAAGTTGGTGGTAA
- a CDS encoding cysteine desulfurase family protein has translation MKQVYLDYAATTPCHNKVIEVVEKYMKTEFANPSSQHVMGKKAQYAVYQAQSKIAVSIGAQKEEIIFTSGATESNNLALLGAIDYHEKEPVNVILSPIDHKSILEVGKELQRRGIIVKYVDINRDGTICLDSLRSLLDDDTRVVSFAYVNSEIGTIQPINEISALCRKYRTLIHVDAVQAFGKIPIDVKELDIDALSLSGHKIYGPKGIGILYVNQQKQEYFRPLLFGGEQTYLRSGTLPTSLIAGMGVASDIAILELEENYKKAMKLRTLVVNRIQQEIPFSRVNVCMENSIPHIINIMIPNISSETLIAGMRTVSISSGSACNSNSLEPSYVLQKIGLSKEEANSSIRISISPYISEEKILYAVDEIVAKIKDIYCVKQGF, from the coding sequence ATGAAGCAGGTTTACTTGGATTATGCTGCTACTACTCCTTGTCATAATAAAGTAATTGAAGTGGTAGAGAAATACATGAAAACAGAATTTGCAAATCCATCGTCTCAGCATGTAATGGGAAAAAAGGCACAGTATGCGGTGTATCAAGCGCAGAGTAAAATTGCTGTTTCTATTGGGGCTCAGAAAGAAGAAATTATATTTACTTCGGGTGCAACAGAAAGTAACAACCTGGCGTTGTTAGGAGCAATTGATTATCATGAAAAAGAACCCGTAAATGTAATTCTCTCTCCTATAGACCATAAATCGATTTTAGAGGTTGGAAAAGAGTTACAAAGAAGAGGTATCATCGTAAAATATGTGGATATTAACCGTGATGGAACCATTTGCTTAGATTCATTGAGGTCTTTGTTAGATGATGATACAAGGGTTGTTAGTTTTGCGTATGTTAATTCTGAAATTGGGACGATTCAACCTATTAATGAGATCTCTGCTTTATGTAGAAAGTATAGAACATTGATACATGTAGATGCTGTTCAAGCCTTTGGAAAAATACCAATAGATGTGAAAGAATTGGATATAGATGCTTTATCATTATCGGGACATAAAATTTATGGCCCAAAAGGTATAGGCATTTTATATGTAAACCAGCAAAAACAGGAATATTTCCGTCCTTTATTATTTGGTGGTGAACAAACATATTTGCGCAGTGGGACATTACCAACTTCACTAATAGCTGGTATGGGCGTAGCTAGTGATATAGCTATATTAGAACTAGAAGAGAATTATAAAAAAGCAATGAAATTAAGGACACTTGTCGTAAATCGAATCCAACAAGAAATACCTTTCTCTCGCGTAAATGTTTGCATGGAAAATAGCATCCCTCATATCATAAATATAATGATTCCAAACATTAGTTCAGAAACACTTATAGCGGGTATGAGAACTGTTTCTATCTCTTCCGGATCTGCTTGTAATTCAAATAGTTTAGAACCATCGTATGTATTACAAAAGATTGGATTATCTAAAGAAGAAGCGAATAGTTCTATTCGTATATCAATTAGTCCATATATAAGCGAAGAAAAAATCTTATACGCTGTTGATGAGATTGTAGCTAAAATTAAAGATATTTATTGTGTGAAACAAGGTTTTTAA
- a CDS encoding LPD16 domain-containing protein, whose product MSNSMNVKKKGIHQLVASEEEMMKLISAELKNTDHEELVIMSGHFMLFFNEETNNLTPGIIEEQKTDVMKERISRRVGIFPLYTWNMGIQLGEQFYEQFKDIKFLLLINDWQYVPSTNANVSDLRKEFYERYTEIPEAYMTSLEQSKYFNHESILSSRKNSIFFPETWLKYRFQKSASKLVKEGKLEKRMLNDRENQSEVSFVDEDGNYKTLISCGVTGCAGEITEMIAEVHKAGYRSLLLFAPGECYQPVRTGIEIALNLYNLTGMKVIVADPGGSGEMSKEEIYEKTVNFSVYSS is encoded by the coding sequence ATGTCGAATTCAATGAATGTAAAAAAGAAAGGAATTCATCAATTAGTTGCATCAGAAGAAGAGATGATGAAGTTAATCAGTGCAGAATTAAAAAATACTGATCATGAAGAATTAGTAATTATGTCAGGGCATTTTATGCTCTTTTTTAATGAAGAAACAAATAACTTAACTCCTGGAATTATCGAAGAACAGAAAACGGATGTAATGAAAGAGAGGATTTCACGTAGAGTAGGTATATTCCCTTTATACACTTGGAATATGGGAATTCAATTAGGCGAACAATTTTATGAACAGTTTAAAGATATTAAATTCCTGTTATTAATTAATGATTGGCAATATGTACCGTCTACTAACGCAAATGTTAGTGATCTTCGCAAAGAATTTTATGAGAGATATACAGAAATTCCAGAGGCTTACATGACAAGTTTAGAGCAGAGTAAGTACTTTAATCATGAAAGTATTTTGTCTAGCAGAAAAAATTCGATTTTTTTCCCTGAAACTTGGCTTAAATATCGATTTCAAAAGAGCGCTAGTAAGTTAGTAAAAGAAGGAAAGTTAGAAAAAAGAATGCTAAATGATCGAGAAAACCAATCCGAAGTATCGTTTGTAGATGAGGATGGAAATTATAAAACGCTAATTAGTTGTGGTGTAACTGGGTGTGCAGGAGAAATTACAGAAATGATTGCGGAGGTACATAAGGCAGGTTATAGATCCTTGTTATTATTCGCACCTGGAGAGTGTTACCAACCAGTACGTACCGGTATTGAAATTGCCCTTAATCTTTATAATTTAACTGGTATGAAAGTTATCGTGGCAGATCCAGGAGGAAGCGGTGAAATGTCAAAAGAAGAAATCTATGAAAAAACCGTTAATTTCTCTGTCTATTCTTCGTAA
- a CDS encoding DMT family transporter yields MSKQRIAYIQMSFAMIAIGSFVIVNKYIIKELPIFIASELRLLIASLILLPLFLYKGEKMPKLVKKDYIIFFLQSFIGVFLFSVCTLYGLRQTTALDSGIIMSGTPAIMALISYFFLKEKLGMNKIGGILLTILGTLSINVFGQLLNFNVGSHSLIGNMLIFCAVIGEAIFFSFGKLISTPLRPLTMTTIMSLTGAVLFLPSAIYQSLHFNFFTVSPLVWLLVLYTGVVITVLAVLLMNQGLEVVSAGTAAVFTALMPISTVVLSAFILHEPLFWYHITGMLLVIGGIFVITNSSSENTVTSNNTFQKRRNKNMSSDANS; encoded by the coding sequence ATGTCCAAACAAAGAATTGCTTATATTCAAATGTCATTTGCAATGATTGCAATTGGAAGTTTTGTTATTGTTAATAAATACATTATTAAAGAACTTCCTATTTTTATTGCTTCTGAACTTCGATTATTAATTGCTTCCTTAATACTACTTCCTTTATTTTTATATAAAGGTGAAAAAATGCCTAAACTCGTAAAAAAGGATTACATCATATTTTTTCTTCAAAGTTTCATAGGTGTATTTTTATTTAGTGTTTGCACATTATATGGTTTAAGACAAACAACAGCTTTAGATAGCGGTATTATTATGAGTGGTACGCCTGCAATCATGGCTTTAATCTCTTATTTTTTTCTAAAAGAGAAATTAGGAATGAATAAAATAGGAGGGATCCTTTTAACCATTCTAGGTACATTGTCTATTAATGTTTTTGGCCAACTTTTAAATTTTAATGTAGGCTCACATTCATTAATAGGAAATATGTTGATCTTCTGCGCTGTTATTGGAGAAGCGATTTTCTTTTCCTTTGGCAAATTAATTTCTACACCTTTAAGACCTTTAACGATGACAACAATTATGAGTTTGACAGGCGCGGTACTATTTTTACCTTCTGCAATATATCAATCCTTACATTTTAACTTTTTTACCGTATCTCCATTGGTGTGGTTACTCGTACTCTATACAGGAGTTGTAATTACTGTATTAGCGGTTCTATTAATGAATCAGGGGTTAGAAGTAGTCTCAGCGGGGACAGCAGCAGTATTTACCGCTTTAATGCCTATAAGCACTGTAGTTTTATCTGCCTTCATATTACATGAACCTCTTTTCTGGTATCATATTACCGGCATGCTATTGGTTATTGGAGGAATTTTTGTTATTACTAACTCTTCAAGTGAAAATACAGTTACAAGTAATAACACATTTCAAAAAAGGAGAAATAAAAATATGAGTTCTGATGCAAATAGCTAA
- a CDS encoding GNAT family N-acetyltransferase, translated as MGIINKHITLDEIEIIRNSLDKLHEYHNSKSKFFSGDYPRITFEERIEEYRRNSKYGEYRIELLIESETDNILGFCIAYSKKVSGKIEVLFVDEKYRRNGLGLKLMNSAVEWFKEKQIYEIELTVVYGNEVVSFYQKLGFYPRSISMTTKS; from the coding sequence ATGGGAATTATTAATAAACATATCACTCTCGATGAAATAGAGATAATAAGAAACTCATTAGATAAATTGCATGAATACCATAACAGTAAATCAAAATTTTTTTCTGGTGATTATCCAAGAATTACATTTGAGGAACGTATTGAAGAATATAGAAGAAATTCAAAGTATGGAGAATACAGAATTGAATTATTGATTGAGTCAGAAACAGACAATATATTAGGATTTTGTATAGCATATAGTAAAAAAGTAAGTGGGAAGATCGAGGTTCTATTTGTTGATGAAAAATATCGAAGAAACGGATTGGGTTTGAAATTAATGAATAGTGCAGTGGAATGGTTTAAAGAAAAGCAAATATATGAAATTGAATTAACAGTAGTGTACGGGAATGAAGTTGTATCGTTTTATCAGAAGTTGGGATTCTATCCACGTTCAATTAGTATGACAACTAAATCATAA
- a CDS encoding MDR family MFS transporter — translation MNWKDFEQNIKVRLITSFFNRAVTSAVMPFMALFFAQEINKVWAGLFLILTVILSFFSNLIGGYISDRFQRKRILLLTSFTSTVMFLFMTLSLFTTDKMIWLFAIAYVGFLISSSLGRPSMQAIIIDSTTPENRKAVYTIDYWLMNLSMAIGAALGGFLYMNHQKELFIMLTFVSAMLPIAYKIWLVTEGKELLEKEHENIVFDLIQNYKVAIQDGAFLRVVIGSTCIFAAEFSLNSYIGIRLSETFDTVNVGNFEIAGVRMLSILNIQNMLLVVCLTFIVNKFTDRLSGKKALLLGLVLYGIGYITVTSAKTWYVLIIFNFIATVGELVYSPVRNAEQANMIPADKRGSYSALAGLSYIGADLIARMTIIVGAFLIPTMMSVYIGIIVIIGTFLLYTGLFVRNNIQSKEILNKMSS, via the coding sequence ATGAATTGGAAAGACTTTGAGCAAAATATAAAAGTACGCTTAATTACATCATTTTTTAATCGTGCTGTTACATCAGCAGTAATGCCTTTTATGGCATTGTTTTTTGCTCAAGAAATAAATAAAGTATGGGCCGGATTATTTTTAATCTTAACGGTTATTTTAAGTTTTTTCTCAAATTTAATTGGAGGTTACATTTCAGATCGCTTTCAACGGAAGAGAATCTTATTGTTAACTTCTTTTACTAGTACTGTAATGTTTTTATTCATGACCTTAAGTTTATTTACTACAGATAAGATGATTTGGTTATTTGCAATCGCTTATGTCGGTTTTTTAATATCTAGCAGTCTTGGTCGCCCATCCATGCAAGCTATTATCATAGACTCTACTACACCAGAAAATCGAAAGGCTGTTTATACAATTGACTATTGGCTTATGAATCTTTCTATGGCAATTGGTGCAGCATTAGGTGGATTTTTATACATGAATCATCAAAAAGAGTTGTTTATCATGCTAACTTTTGTTTCTGCTATGTTACCGATTGCTTATAAAATTTGGCTAGTTACAGAAGGTAAAGAGCTCTTAGAAAAGGAGCATGAAAATATAGTATTTGATCTAATTCAAAACTATAAAGTGGCTATTCAAGATGGGGCATTTTTAAGAGTTGTAATAGGATCTACCTGTATATTTGCAGCAGAGTTTTCTTTAAACAGTTATATTGGTATACGACTTTCAGAAACATTCGATACAGTGAACGTTGGGAATTTTGAAATAGCAGGAGTAAGGATGTTGAGTATTCTTAACATACAAAATATGCTTTTAGTAGTATGTTTAACGTTCATTGTAAATAAATTTACAGATCGTTTAAGCGGAAAGAAAGCGTTACTCTTAGGTCTTGTGCTCTATGGTATAGGCTATATAACAGTAACATCTGCAAAGACTTGGTACGTACTGATTATTTTTAATTTTATTGCTACCGTTGGTGAACTTGTCTACTCTCCGGTCAGAAATGCAGAACAGGCTAATATGATTCCGGCTGATAAAAGAGGATCGTATTCAGCTTTAGCTGGTCTATCATATATTGGCGCGGATTTGATTGCAAGAATGACTATTATCGTTGGTGCATTCTTGATTCCTACCATGATGTCTGTTTACATTGGGATCATTGTAATAATCGGTACATTCCTCTTATACACTGGACTATTCGTCAGAAACAATATTCAGTCTAAAGAAATATTGAATAAAATGTCATCATAA
- a CDS encoding ABC transporter substrate-binding protein — MDKNLLDLWQSFSSGNIKIKDLADFLNLSTKQTVRYLHKWMDEGWLIFTSGKGRGNTSSLQWIKNIEQIYESQVIEIMDQQPVEKSSKYLLYNWSPNSKLRLMTKFHSKFGYIHNSDDKLIIPKRNPFLTTHPLEAADVHSAHIVANVFNRLVYMDEKGNIFPEIAHSWDLTPSKLRLYLKKSIKFHDGSILTAADVKLCLSKLRNHNYYKDLWAPIEKIDIVSPLVIDIHYPDGCSYCLQMLCMINTSIYKENNGLIVGTGGFYIGENNQEKTSLIAFHDHFQERPLLDTVEFIQVPLEFDTIYQSSKHHENNSTFQVEKNSGFGVIIMNAWRNSAIQRRDVRNYLHYIIANNINHIHEYDSQKKPNTKNCLKDIDHQIDIPKRKRPKFKEPLIIKATQYTEKTTQWLMDVLEKENIPFLVKWVPFEKYLRDEKLNEQVDFFIHGEVFEMNQEISFYYFLTTRYSPLAKIVKTNKLLKKYLATYKHTPFEEWALLNKNLEKELIDSSIMIPIYYDKRQIPFSSDLTNIKMKYFGYVDFSQLWVKPLI, encoded by the coding sequence TTGGATAAAAATTTATTGGATTTATGGCAATCATTTTCTTCAGGAAATATAAAAATAAAGGACCTAGCAGATTTTTTAAATTTAAGTACAAAGCAAACAGTACGTTACTTACACAAATGGATGGACGAAGGTTGGCTAATTTTCACTTCTGGAAAAGGCAGAGGAAATACCTCCTCTCTTCAATGGATTAAAAATATAGAACAAATCTATGAATCACAAGTAATTGAAATTATGGACCAACAGCCTGTTGAAAAAAGCAGTAAATATTTACTATATAATTGGTCCCCGAACAGTAAACTACGCTTAATGACGAAATTCCACTCAAAATTTGGCTATATACATAATTCGGATGATAAATTAATTATTCCTAAAAGAAACCCCTTTTTAACAACACATCCGCTCGAGGCTGCCGATGTACACAGTGCACATATTGTAGCGAACGTTTTCAATCGTCTTGTTTATATGGATGAAAAGGGAAACATATTTCCTGAAATAGCTCACAGTTGGGATTTAACTCCATCTAAACTTAGACTATATTTAAAAAAGTCCATAAAATTTCATGATGGATCCATCTTAACAGCGGCTGACGTGAAACTATGTCTCTCAAAACTACGTAATCATAACTATTATAAAGATTTATGGGCACCCATAGAAAAAATAGATATTGTATCACCATTAGTTATCGATATACATTATCCGGATGGTTGTAGCTATTGTTTACAAATGTTATGTATGATAAATACAAGCATTTACAAAGAAAATAACGGTCTAATTGTAGGAACCGGTGGTTTTTATATAGGAGAGAATAACCAAGAAAAGACATCATTGATAGCATTTCATGATCATTTTCAGGAAAGACCTTTGCTAGATACAGTAGAATTCATTCAGGTTCCTCTAGAATTTGATACGATTTATCAATCTTCCAAGCACCATGAAAACAATTCTACGTTTCAAGTAGAAAAGAATTCGGGCTTCGGTGTTATTATTATGAATGCTTGGCGTAATTCAGCAATTCAGCGAAGAGATGTTCGTAATTACTTACATTATATTATTGCTAACAATATTAATCATATTCACGAATATGATTCTCAAAAAAAACCAAATACTAAAAATTGCTTGAAAGACATCGATCATCAAATCGATATTCCAAAAAGAAAACGTCCCAAATTTAAAGAACCACTTATTATAAAAGCTACTCAGTATACAGAAAAAACAACACAATGGTTAATGGATGTCTTAGAAAAAGAAAATATACCTTTTCTAGTTAAATGGGTTCCTTTCGAAAAATATCTTAGAGATGAAAAACTTAATGAACAAGTTGATTTCTTTATTCATGGTGAAGTATTTGAGATGAATCAAGAGATATCATTTTATTATTTTCTAACGACTAGATATTCACCGTTGGCTAAGATTGTAAAAACAAATAAGCTATTAAAAAAATACCTTGCTACATACAAGCATACACCTTTTGAAGAGTGGGCTTTATTAAATAAAAATCTTGAAAAAGAACTGATAGATTCCTCAATTATGATCCCTATATACTATGATAAACGTCAGATTCCTTTTTCATCAGATTTAACGAATATTAAGATGAAATATTTTGGATATGTGGATTTTTCTCAACTTTGGGTAAAACCTTTAATTTAG